The following coding sequences lie in one Seriola aureovittata isolate HTS-2021-v1 ecotype China chromosome 5, ASM2101889v1, whole genome shotgun sequence genomic window:
- the stx2b gene encoding syntaxin-2 isoform X1 has protein sequence MKDRLAELTASTTQAEEDVAVTVDRDGFMESFFRRVEEVRGLIDKISYQVEEVRKMHSMILSAPNPDDRTKDQLDALTSNIKGNANVVRTKLKSMEQSMPKDDVVNRSSVDFRIQKTQHTVLSRKFVEVMTQYNETQVSFRERSKGRIQRQLEITGRVTTNEELEEMLESGNPSIFTSDIISDSQITRQAVNEIESRHQDIMRLESSIRELHAMFMDMAMLVETQGDMVNNIEKNISNAAEYIFRAKEETKKAVRYQKKSRRKYIILAFALLILLAVIALIVGLSVGLTKPPV, from the exons ATGAAGGATCGACTGGCTGAACTAACCGCT AGTACGACACAAGCAGAGGAGGATGTTGCAGTCACAGTGGACAGAGATGGCTTCATGGAAAGCTTTTTCAGGAGG GTGGAAGAAGTTAGAGGACTCATTGATAAGATCTCCTACcaagtggaggaggtgaggaagatGCACAGCATGATCCTGTCTGCACCCAACCCTGATGACA gaaCAAAGGATCAGCTGGATGCGCTGACCAGTAATATCAAAGGGAATGCCAACGTTGTGCGAACGAAACTAAAAT CCATGGAGCAAAGTATGCCCAAAGATGATGTGGTTAACAGATCCTCAGTTGACTTCAGGATCCAGAAAACACAG CACACAGTGCTGTCCAGGAAGTTTGTGGAGGTCATGACCCAGTACAACGAGACGCAAGTGTCCTTTCGGGAAAGAAGCAAAGGAAGGATCCAGAGACAGCTGGAGATAA CTGGAAGAGTGACGACTaatgaggagctggaggagatgtTAGAAAGTGGAAATCCATCGATCTTCACATCTGAT ATCATTTCTGATTCCCAGATCACACGTCAGGCCGTAAATGAGATAGAGTCAAGACACCAGGACATCATGCGTCTGGAGTCGAGCATCAGAGAGCTGCATGCCATGTTCATGGACATGGCAATGCTGGTAGAGACGCAG GGGGATATGGTTAACAACATTGAGAAGAACATCTCCAATGCGGCCGAATACATTTTTCGTGCAAAGGAAGAGACCAAGAAAGCAGTGAGATACCAGAAAAAATCCCGGAGG AAATACATTATCCTTGCCTTTGCTCTGTTGATCCTGCTTGCTGTCATTGCACTAATTGTTGGCCTGTCTGTTGGACTAACTAAACCTCCTGTATGA
- the stx2b gene encoding syntaxin-2 isoform X2, which produces MKDRLAELTASTTQAEEDVAVTVDRDGFMESFFRRVEEVRGLIDKISYQVEEVRKMHSMILSAPNPDDRTKDQLDALTSNIKGNANVVRTKLKSMEQSMPKDDVVNRSSVDFRIQKTQHTVLSRKFVEVMTQYNETQVSFRERSKGRIQRQLEITGRVTTNEELEEMLESGNPSIFTSDIISDSQITRQAVNEIESRHQDIMRLESSIRELHAMFMDMAMLVETQGDMVNNIEKNISNAAEYIFRAKEETKKAVRYQKKSRRKLLCLATCGAAGFLLLLIIIVGVFE; this is translated from the exons ATGAAGGATCGACTGGCTGAACTAACCGCT AGTACGACACAAGCAGAGGAGGATGTTGCAGTCACAGTGGACAGAGATGGCTTCATGGAAAGCTTTTTCAGGAGG GTGGAAGAAGTTAGAGGACTCATTGATAAGATCTCCTACcaagtggaggaggtgaggaagatGCACAGCATGATCCTGTCTGCACCCAACCCTGATGACA gaaCAAAGGATCAGCTGGATGCGCTGACCAGTAATATCAAAGGGAATGCCAACGTTGTGCGAACGAAACTAAAAT CCATGGAGCAAAGTATGCCCAAAGATGATGTGGTTAACAGATCCTCAGTTGACTTCAGGATCCAGAAAACACAG CACACAGTGCTGTCCAGGAAGTTTGTGGAGGTCATGACCCAGTACAACGAGACGCAAGTGTCCTTTCGGGAAAGAAGCAAAGGAAGGATCCAGAGACAGCTGGAGATAA CTGGAAGAGTGACGACTaatgaggagctggaggagatgtTAGAAAGTGGAAATCCATCGATCTTCACATCTGAT ATCATTTCTGATTCCCAGATCACACGTCAGGCCGTAAATGAGATAGAGTCAAGACACCAGGACATCATGCGTCTGGAGTCGAGCATCAGAGAGCTGCATGCCATGTTCATGGACATGGCAATGCTGGTAGAGACGCAG GGGGATATGGTTAACAACATTGAGAAGAACATCTCCAATGCGGCCGAATACATTTTTCGTGCAAAGGAAGAGACCAAGAAAGCAGTGAGATACCAGAAAAAATCCCGGAGG AAACTTCTCTGCCTTGCTACATGTGGTGCTGCAGGTTTCCTCCTTTTACTCATCATAATAGTTGGAGTCTTTGAGTGA